In a genomic window of Thermococcus sp. EP1:
- a CDS encoding heavy metal translocating P-type ATPase, producing the protein MEHESTHEEVEHGGHEMHAHEEHEMHEHGEHKHSHAEHHKMMMEDFKKRFIVSAILTIPILLLSPLIQKFLGFTFTFKGDHYVLFTLSAIVYFYGGWPFLNGMIDELKKKLPGMMTLIALAITVAFSYSVAVTFGLPGKTFYWELATLIDIMLLGHYIEMRSVLGASRALEELIKLMPTEAHLITPEGVKDIPVSELKKGDIVLVKPGEKIPSDGIIIEGETSVNEAMLTGESKPVYKKVGDGVIGGSINLEGAIKVRIEKTGKDTYLMQVVELVRQAQETRSRTQDLANRAAFWLTLIAITAGSITLGSWLYLGMPFVFALERMVTVMVITCPHALGLAVPLVVSVSTSISAKKGILIRNREAFERAKDVQVVVFDKTGTLTEGKFEVTDVISLDEFEEEELIKYAATLESHSSHPIAQGIVEKAKELGIEFYDIEESKVLPGKGVQGIINGKEVFVVSPGFLKEKGLWKDDERVNKVLEQGKTVVFLLIDGRLVGALALADRIRPESREAVKRLHEMGIKAYMLTGDNAKVAKWVAEELGLDGFFAEVLPHQKSEKVQELQKEGLIVAMVGDGINDAPALIQADVGIAIGAGTDVAIESADIILVKNDPRDVITAIHLARATYGKMVQNLAWATGYNTFAIPLAAGTLYSYGILLSPAVGALLMSLSTVIVAINARFLKV; encoded by the coding sequence ATGGAACATGAGAGCACGCATGAAGAAGTAGAACATGGAGGACATGAAATGCACGCTCACGAAGAGCACGAGATGCATGAACATGGAGAGCACAAACATTCACATGCAGAACATCACAAAATGATGATGGAAGATTTCAAGAAGAGGTTTATAGTTTCTGCAATACTCACAATTCCCATATTACTTCTCTCCCCGTTAATTCAGAAGTTTTTAGGATTTACATTCACATTTAAGGGAGACCATTATGTCCTCTTTACACTTTCGGCAATAGTGTACTTCTACGGAGGCTGGCCATTCCTTAACGGCATGATAGACGAGCTCAAGAAAAAATTACCTGGAATGATGACGCTCATAGCCCTAGCAATTACAGTGGCATTCTCCTATAGTGTTGCCGTAACATTTGGGCTTCCTGGAAAGACTTTCTATTGGGAGCTTGCAACACTTATTGACATCATGCTTCTGGGCCATTACATAGAGATGCGTTCTGTTCTTGGTGCATCGAGAGCATTAGAGGAACTAATAAAGTTGATGCCAACTGAAGCTCACTTAATAACTCCTGAAGGAGTTAAAGATATCCCAGTTAGTGAATTGAAGAAGGGAGACATTGTTCTTGTCAAGCCTGGTGAAAAAATACCTTCAGATGGTATTATAATAGAGGGGGAAACAAGTGTAAACGAGGCAATGCTCACAGGTGAGTCAAAGCCAGTTTATAAGAAGGTAGGAGATGGTGTAATAGGTGGTTCAATAAATCTTGAAGGGGCTATAAAAGTTAGGATAGAAAAAACTGGAAAGGATACATATCTAATGCAGGTGGTTGAACTTGTAAGACAGGCCCAAGAGACGAGATCACGGACTCAAGACTTAGCAAATAGAGCAGCTTTTTGGCTTACTCTTATAGCGATAACTGCAGGAAGCATAACTCTTGGTAGTTGGCTTTACTTAGGAATGCCATTTGTTTTTGCCCTTGAAAGAATGGTCACCGTCATGGTTATAACCTGCCCGCATGCGCTTGGACTGGCAGTTCCTTTAGTGGTTTCGGTCTCCACATCAATTTCAGCGAAGAAGGGAATTCTTATTAGGAACAGAGAGGCCTTTGAAAGAGCAAAGGATGTTCAAGTGGTTGTATTTGACAAGACAGGAACACTCACCGAGGGAAAATTTGAGGTAACTGACGTTATTTCACTTGATGAATTTGAGGAGGAAGAGTTAATAAAATATGCTGCTACTTTAGAAAGTCATTCCTCTCACCCAATAGCCCAGGGAATAGTAGAAAAAGCTAAAGAGCTTGGTATTGAGTTCTATGATATAGAAGAATCCAAAGTTCTTCCAGGTAAGGGCGTTCAGGGGATTATTAATGGTAAAGAAGTGTTCGTCGTGAGCCCAGGCTTTCTAAAGGAGAAAGGCCTTTGGAAAGATGATGAACGTGTTAACAAAGTTCTCGAGCAGGGCAAGACAGTGGTATTCTTGCTTATTGATGGTAGGCTCGTAGGTGCTTTGGCTCTAGCCGACAGAATAAGACCAGAATCCCGAGAAGCTGTGAAGAGGCTCCACGAGATGGGAATTAAGGCATACATGCTTACAGGTGACAACGCCAAAGTTGCGAAATGGGTGGCAGAAGAGCTTGGCTTAGATGGATTCTTCGCTGAGGTCTTGCCTCATCAGAAATCTGAAAAAGTACAAGAACTCCAGAAAGAGGGTTTAATTGTTGCAATGGTCGGAGACGGAATAAACGATGCTCCAGCTTTAATTCAAGCTGATGTAGGGATTGCCATTGGAGCTGGAACCGACGTGGCAATAGAAAGTGCAGATATAATTTTAGTTAAAAACGATCCAAGAGACGTTATAACAGCGATACATCTTGCAAGGGCAACCTATGGAAAGATGGTGCAGAACTTAGCATGGGCTACAGGATATAATACGTTTGCAATTCCTTTGGCAGCGGGGACACTTTACAGCTATGGAATACTATTAAGTCCAGCAGTTGGTGCTTTGTTAATGAGCTTAAGCACAGTTATAGTGGCAATAAATGCGAGGTTCTTGAAAGTCTAG
- a CDS encoding PLP-dependent cysteine synthase family protein, producing the protein MRVKMVENYTKLSIYDDIVQTIGETPLVRLKKIEKYFNVKNELYAKVEFFNPGGSIKDRIGKYMIEGAKKEGKIVEGGVIIEPTSGNTGLGLALVAADEGYLTVFTMPDKMSLEKEFLLKALGAFVIRTPTAVAPSDPNSYYKVAEAVRNLIWKKKRPVTREELKEIVEYVQKLVKEEKIDELRAILDERVEETPYAYIPNQYFNKYNPLAHYETTAREIWKQTKGSINYLFAGIGTGGTITGIGRYIKEKRRDVKIIGVDPVGSIYNLVKKGMSLEEAVKKAHPYLVEGIGEDILPETVDLNLVDDIVVVNDQEAFAMTRFLARKEGILVGGSSGAALYGTIKYLKENGVKGKRVVIIFPDTGRNYLTKIFNDKWLLENGFETDDEKVLEGLR; encoded by the coding sequence GTGAGGGTTAAGATGGTAGAAAATTACACAAAATTGAGTATTTATGATGACATCGTACAAACTATCGGAGAGACCCCCTTAGTCAGGCTTAAAAAGATAGAGAAGTACTTCAACGTCAAGAATGAGTTATATGCCAAAGTAGAGTTTTTCAACCCTGGAGGAAGTATAAAAGACAGAATAGGCAAATACATGATTGAAGGCGCTAAAAAAGAAGGAAAAATAGTTGAAGGCGGAGTTATAATAGAGCCTACTTCAGGAAACACTGGCTTGGGTCTAGCCCTGGTAGCTGCTGATGAAGGATACTTAACAGTTTTCACGATGCCAGATAAAATGAGTCTTGAAAAGGAGTTTCTTCTCAAAGCCCTAGGAGCTTTCGTGATCAGAACACCTACTGCTGTTGCCCCAAGTGATCCAAACTCTTACTACAAGGTAGCTGAGGCTGTAAGAAACCTCATCTGGAAGAAAAAAAGACCAGTGACTCGAGAAGAACTTAAAGAAATAGTGGAATATGTGCAAAAGCTTGTAAAAGAGGAGAAGATTGATGAACTTAGGGCAATCCTAGATGAAAGAGTTGAAGAAACACCTTACGCTTACATTCCCAACCAGTACTTCAACAAATACAACCCTTTGGCACACTATGAGACCACAGCGAGAGAGATCTGGAAACAAACAAAAGGGAGCATAAACTATCTATTCGCTGGCATAGGTACCGGTGGAACAATCACTGGCATCGGACGCTACATAAAAGAAAAGAGAAGGGACGTGAAGATAATAGGGGTTGATCCTGTCGGTTCAATATACAATCTCGTAAAGAAGGGGATGAGCCTAGAAGAGGCTGTGAAAAAAGCCCATCCATATTTGGTAGAAGGAATTGGAGAAGACATTCTCCCAGAGACTGTTGATTTGAACCTAGTTGATGATATAGTTGTCGTCAATGATCAGGAAGCCTTTGCAATGACGCGCTTCTTGGCGAGGAAAGAAGGTATCTTAGTTGGTGGCTCTTCAGGAGCTGCTTTATATGGGACAATAAAATATCTCAAAGAAAATGGAGTAAAAGGAAAAAGGGTCGTTATAATATTCCCAGACACTGGAAGGAACTACTTAACAAAGATATTCAACGATAAATGGCTTCTTGAGAACGGTTTTGAAACTGATGATGAAAAAGTTCTGGAGGGATTAAGATGA
- a CDS encoding class I SAM-dependent methyltransferase, with translation MIPSMDEVKEFLKKLGFDKKSAKDLVEQIEYFEEEAPQRDDIVRDYLREECIETIVNDIAKEILKLNKESIKLLDVAAGSGFFTERIKRKLEDRGVKADVYALDITPSMLKRLNEKGIAPIWGVAEKIRESIEIANKHYGINVPKEFDIVLSTLAFHHFLNPDRVLESMKSVLNESGKVIIVDVLKHEHEELKETLKDTHLGFSLEEIKEMGSKIFKEVKTSYMDVYCEVGDIIVGLYKAVFA, from the coding sequence ATGATACCAAGCATGGATGAGGTTAAAGAATTCTTGAAAAAGCTCGGCTTTGACAAGAAGTCAGCGAAAGATCTCGTTGAGCAAATAGAGTACTTTGAAGAAGAAGCCCCCCAGAGGGATGATATCGTGAGAGACTACCTCAGAGAGGAGTGCATAGAAACAATAGTTAACGATATCGCTAAAGAAATTCTGAAGCTAAACAAGGAAAGCATTAAGCTCTTAGACGTTGCAGCTGGCTCAGGGTTTTTCACAGAGAGAATCAAGAGGAAGCTCGAAGATAGAGGAGTCAAAGCAGATGTGTATGCTTTAGATATAACTCCAAGCATGCTGAAAAGGCTTAATGAAAAAGGGATAGCACCCATTTGGGGAGTTGCCGAGAAAATTAGGGAATCCATTGAGATTGCCAATAAACACTACGGCATAAATGTTCCAAAAGAATTCGACATCGTGCTCTCCACCCTGGCGTTCCATCACTTCCTGAATCCTGACAGAGTACTAGAGAGCATGAAGAGCGTTTTAAACGAAAGCGGTAAGGTGATAATAGTTGACGTCCTCAAACACGAGCATGAGGAGCTCAAGGAAACTTTGAAAGACACTCACCTTGGCTTTTCATTAGAGGAAATAAAAGAGATGGGCTCAAAGATATTCAAGGAAGTGAAAACCAGCTATATGGATGTGTACTGTGAAGTCGGTGACATCATAGTCGGGCTTTATAAGGCAGTGTTTGCTTAA
- a CDS encoding TetR/AcrR family transcriptional regulator produces MRRKETKERILEVALELFSERAYDDVSMEEIAKKVGLSKGGLFYHFSSKYELAKEALFYGFEQWAKAIFPKILSAKSPEDKFKALIDYSFEFILDNPKLSRFFLEVYEESIKHGNGLEQWKGFYEEYLELFGSIFEELGVLNPRVRAILFGALLDGLAIHYLMAGEYFDIRDLKKEILEIFLAGRKD; encoded by the coding sequence ATGAGGAGGAAAGAAACTAAAGAGAGGATTTTAGAGGTTGCCCTTGAACTTTTTAGCGAGAGAGCTTATGATGATGTTTCAATGGAGGAAATTGCGAAAAAAGTTGGACTCTCAAAAGGAGGGCTCTTCTATCACTTTTCCTCAAAGTATGAGCTTGCTAAAGAAGCGTTGTTTTATGGATTTGAGCAGTGGGCTAAGGCAATATTCCCTAAAATTCTAAGTGCAAAGTCGCCGGAAGATAAGTTTAAAGCGCTGATTGATTATTCATTTGAGTTTATTTTGGATAACCCAAAACTTTCGCGTTTTTTCTTAGAGGTTTATGAAGAGAGCATCAAACATGGAAACGGATTGGAACAGTGGAAGGGATTTTATGAGGAGTATTTAGAGCTCTTCGGTAGTATTTTTGAGGAACTTGGAGTCTTAAATCCAAGGGTAAGGGCAATACTTTTTGGAGCTCTTTTGGATGGTTTGGCCATTCATTATCTAATGGCGGGGGAATATTTTGATATCAGAGACCTGAAAAAGGAAATTCTTGAAATCTTTCTTGCTGGGAGAAAGGACTGA
- a CDS encoding SRPBCC family protein gives MNSKKYDQQKIHLIVKRLKNTQVKFLECKPSRSFSHCVRIAVLIDARVEEVFSLVSNINNHRLFWPEYEFKSEDDGELKKGLIYYIREKGAEKWVKYRIADFNENSFYSGEMIGNDPFFKKLRYEHYFIPVDNMTISIECVYYTLRYGFLGKILNLFIAERIIKKRLLKAHLKLKEVAEKEL, from the coding sequence ATGAATTCGAAAAAATACGACCAGCAGAAAATTCACTTAATTGTCAAGAGGCTTAAAAATACACAGGTTAAGTTTTTAGAGTGCAAACCATCGCGAAGTTTCTCTCATTGTGTCAGGATAGCAGTGCTTATTGATGCGAGAGTTGAGGAAGTTTTTTCTCTCGTATCCAACATTAATAATCATAGATTATTCTGGCCGGAATATGAGTTTAAATCTGAAGACGATGGGGAATTGAAGAAAGGGTTAATATACTACATCCGTGAAAAAGGAGCAGAAAAGTGGGTAAAATATCGAATTGCAGATTTCAACGAAAACTCTTTTTATTCCGGAGAAATGATAGGGAACGATCCATTTTTTAAAAAATTGCGATATGAACACTATTTCATCCCTGTGGATAACATGACTATAAGTATTGAGTGTGTGTACTACACCCTTCGCTATGGTTTTCTGGGGAAAATCTTGAACCTCTTCATAGCAGAGCGTATCATCAAAAAGAGGCTTTTAAAAGCTCACTTAAAGCTAAAAGAAGTGGCAGAAAAAGAGCTCTAG
- a CDS encoding RND family transporter, producing the protein MQKIAKWIAFHPKSAIALVLVITIIFTSFTANLQEETSLESLFPNYPEVGIMEDIQNDFGNQEPVIILIQGEDVLTPEYFKKTADITEKIWKDTIINSALMEPKDESITSLPEFLAIYRLSLKGNFNPSKEQVLEEIRSFASKDEIIRTFNAFLEDPNVPQVMKDYVLVFLPKTFDREAMKSDKMVIYISLDAALSNGELEKIELRIESTAKSIDAKTLTYGFKLLNYYYVKTEERLIPAFLIALILILALMILNFRRLSDVAISLTTLFLAMLWTFGLAGLLEWKIDVMAGMVPILILGLGIDFSFHVLMNYREKLKETSDPKKSAYLVLSTVGIALLLAMVTTVVGFSSNGISKIPSMRHFGFLSAFSILAIFVLNLTFVPAMRELLDLRKAKRQFETFKQRELVKNGVIKRLLWLIKKPSIVVIFLIIIFGVALPGWALGFGMKASYDPTGELATDLDITKAYDILNEEFDVGTETVFIRVDGKLTDPKFWDELEKAIENMNDDKYIVVYGEKARVEWILSLLPFFIMEDQRVAGAYILVDKNRDGKIDRDVTPAELKAFLSALYEAPMGKYYLHKDENGNFDGLIIRVATRTKLGYHGKKLLEELKEDFKAVNANVSFTGMPIIWARGLDDIRDSMANSIFLCLAFAFIVLPIAFGLFHRSPLLGFLTALPPFITIGWLFMTMKFLGIPLNMMTAMVGAIIVGIGIDYPIHIANRWALERKEGKTLEECYAISLSSTGKEVLYSALTTLVAFGVFILIPIPVIAQFAITTLFGLIYSFVGAVLTLPLLLRSFWHRSD; encoded by the coding sequence ATGCAAAAAATAGCCAAATGGATTGCTTTTCATCCAAAAAGTGCTATAGCACTAGTTTTAGTCATTACAATTATCTTTACTTCTTTCACTGCTAATCTACAGGAGGAAACTAGCTTAGAGAGCCTGTTTCCTAATTATCCCGAAGTTGGAATAATGGAGGATATACAAAATGATTTTGGAAATCAGGAACCGGTGATAATACTTATTCAGGGGGAAGATGTCTTAACGCCAGAATATTTCAAGAAAACAGCAGATATCACAGAGAAGATTTGGAAAGATACTATCATTAACTCTGCTTTAATGGAGCCCAAAGATGAGAGTATAACCTCTCTTCCTGAATTTTTGGCTATCTATCGGCTTTCGCTGAAAGGAAATTTTAATCCTTCCAAAGAACAGGTTTTGGAAGAAATACGCTCTTTTGCATCAAAAGACGAGATAATCAGAACTTTTAATGCTTTTCTGGAGGATCCAAATGTTCCTCAAGTTATGAAAGATTATGTTCTCGTTTTTCTGCCGAAGACTTTTGATAGAGAGGCTATGAAAAGCGATAAGATGGTGATTTACATCTCGTTAGACGCTGCCCTCTCGAATGGTGAACTTGAGAAGATTGAGCTTAGAATTGAGAGCACGGCCAAAAGCATTGATGCAAAAACTCTAACTTACGGCTTCAAGCTCCTGAACTACTATTATGTAAAAACGGAGGAGCGTTTAATTCCTGCATTTTTGATTGCATTGATTTTAATTCTAGCTTTGATGATACTTAACTTTAGGCGCTTAAGTGATGTTGCGATCTCGCTAACAACGCTCTTTTTGGCAATGCTTTGGACTTTTGGTCTAGCTGGGCTTTTAGAATGGAAAATTGATGTAATGGCTGGCATGGTGCCCATATTAATTCTTGGTTTGGGCATAGACTTCTCTTTTCACGTGCTCATGAACTACAGGGAGAAGCTTAAGGAAACTTCCGATCCTAAGAAGTCCGCTTATTTAGTGCTCTCCACAGTTGGAATTGCTCTTCTTTTGGCGATGGTTACAACTGTTGTAGGCTTTTCATCGAATGGAATTTCTAAAATTCCAAGCATGAGGCATTTTGGATTTCTTTCGGCTTTTTCAATTCTGGCGATTTTTGTGCTAAACTTAACATTTGTTCCTGCCATGAGAGAGCTGTTGGATTTAAGAAAAGCCAAAAGGCAGTTTGAAACCTTTAAACAAAGAGAACTCGTTAAAAATGGTGTAATCAAAAGGCTTCTCTGGCTCATTAAGAAGCCTTCGATAGTGGTTATCTTTCTTATCATAATTTTTGGTGTAGCTCTGCCCGGCTGGGCTTTGGGCTTTGGAATGAAGGCTTCATATGATCCAACAGGGGAGTTAGCTACAGATTTGGACATAACCAAAGCCTATGATATCTTAAATGAAGAATTCGATGTTGGCACGGAGACTGTTTTCATACGGGTTGATGGCAAGTTAACAGACCCAAAATTCTGGGACGAGCTTGAAAAAGCTATTGAAAATATGAATGATGACAAATATATAGTTGTTTATGGTGAAAAAGCCCGTGTGGAATGGATTTTAAGCCTACTCCCATTCTTCATAATGGAAGATCAAAGAGTTGCAGGCGCTTACATCTTAGTGGATAAAAATAGGGATGGTAAAATCGATAGGGATGTAACTCCTGCAGAGCTAAAAGCTTTCTTAAGCGCTCTTTATGAGGCTCCGATGGGGAAGTATTATCTCCACAAGGATGAAAATGGAAACTTTGATGGCTTAATAATAAGGGTTGCAACGAGGACAAAGCTTGGTTACCATGGCAAAAAGCTTTTGGAAGAGCTTAAAGAGGACTTTAAGGCCGTTAACGCGAATGTAAGCTTTACGGGGATGCCAATAATCTGGGCCAGAGGGTTGGACGACATTAGGGATTCGATGGCAAACTCTATTTTCCTATGCTTAGCATTTGCTTTCATAGTGCTTCCAATAGCGTTTGGTCTTTTCCACCGTTCTCCATTGTTAGGATTCCTAACGGCTCTTCCTCCGTTCATAACCATTGGATGGCTCTTCATGACAATGAAGTTCTTGGGAATTCCACTAAATATGATGACTGCAATGGTTGGAGCAATAATAGTTGGTATAGGAATAGATTATCCAATTCACATAGCAAATCGGTGGGCACTTGAAAGAAAAGAAGGTAAAACTCTGGAGGAGTGTTATGCAATTTCTCTATCTAGCACAGGAAAGGAGGTGCTGTACTCTGCTCTAACGACTCTTGTTGCCTTTGGAGTTTTTATTCTTATACCAATACCAGTAATTGCCCAATTCGCCATTACAACGCTTTTTGGGTTGATATACAGTTTTGTTGGGGCAGTACTAACTTTGCCACTTCTCTTGAGGTCATTTTGGCACAGGAGTGATTGA
- a CDS encoding DUF302 domain-containing protein, which produces MKGECKAHEKKIKHVHGMSVVEDLESEYTYVKEVELHFEDAVERVKEELKKESFGVLSEIRVDKLFKEKISLEIEPYIILGVCNPNYSSQLISIDVNSGAFLPCNILVYVKDKKTYVSAMLPTKAMKITGNEELLKVSEQVERILKNVVDKV; this is translated from the coding sequence ATGAAAGGTGAATGCAAAGCTCATGAAAAGAAAATAAAGCATGTTCATGGAATGTCTGTGGTGGAAGACTTGGAAAGTGAGTACACTTATGTGAAAGAAGTGGAGTTACATTTTGAGGACGCTGTAGAGAGGGTTAAAGAGGAACTTAAAAAAGAAAGTTTCGGTGTGCTCAGTGAGATACGTGTGGATAAGTTGTTTAAAGAAAAAATAAGCCTTGAAATAGAGCCGTATATCATCCTAGGGGTCTGCAATCCGAACTACTCAAGTCAACTCATAAGTATTGACGTCAACAGCGGTGCATTTCTCCCATGTAACATACTGGTGTATGTCAAAGACAAGAAAACATATGTGAGTGCAATGTTGCCGACTAAAGCTATGAAAATCACAGGAAATGAAGAGTTGCTAAAAGTATCAGAGCAAGTTGAAAGAATTTTGAAGAATGTTGTTGACAAAGTTTAA
- a CDS encoding cystathionine gamma-synthase, translating to MKFSTKAIHIGEEPENMQYGDVVSPIHLSTTFAKKSIREVEEGYVYSRSGNPTRDNLEKKLAALENANYGLAFSSGLAAESTILLALLKKGDHIIAFDDLYGGTKRLFNQVMERFGIEFTYVDAREPENAKSAIKENTKMIWLETPTNPLLKLADIKAISEIAHERDLVMVVDNTFASPYFQNPLDLGADIVLHSVTKYLGGHSDVVGGAVMVNDDEIYEKLKFHQNAVGAILSPFDSWLVMRGIKTLAVRMERHEKNAMRIAKYLEEHPLIERVYYPGLPSHPQHELARRQMRGFGGMLSFELKGGLKEAVKFVESLKIFALAESLGGVESLIELPALMTHASLPKEEREKVGIKDSLIRVSVGIEDVEDLIEDLERGFEAVRK from the coding sequence ATGAAGTTTTCAACCAAAGCTATTCACATCGGTGAAGAGCCGGAAAACATGCAGTACGGCGACGTTGTCTCCCCCATTCATCTCTCGACAACCTTCGCAAAGAAGAGCATAAGGGAAGTTGAGGAAGGTTATGTTTACTCCAGAAGCGGCAACCCCACAAGGGATAACCTTGAGAAAAAATTAGCGGCACTTGAAAACGCTAACTATGGGTTGGCTTTTTCCTCGGGGTTAGCCGCTGAGTCCACAATACTCCTAGCTTTACTAAAGAAAGGAGATCATATCATAGCTTTTGATGACCTTTACGGCGGCACTAAGAGGCTGTTCAATCAAGTTATGGAACGCTTTGGGATTGAGTTTACTTACGTGGATGCAAGGGAACCGGAAAACGCCAAAAGTGCAATAAAAGAGAACACAAAGATGATTTGGCTCGAAACTCCCACAAATCCCCTCTTAAAGCTCGCTGACATCAAGGCGATATCTGAGATTGCTCATGAGAGAGATTTAGTCATGGTTGTGGACAACACATTTGCAAGTCCCTACTTCCAAAATCCCCTTGACTTAGGTGCTGACATAGTTCTCCACAGCGTCACTAAATACCTAGGAGGTCACTCCGACGTTGTCGGAGGGGCCGTGATGGTAAATGACGATGAGATCTATGAAAAGTTGAAGTTCCATCAAAACGCAGTCGGTGCAATTTTGTCCCCCTTTGACTCCTGGCTCGTTATGAGAGGCATTAAAACGCTTGCTGTTAGGATGGAGAGGCACGAGAAGAACGCTATGAGGATTGCAAAGTATCTAGAAGAGCACCCATTGATTGAGAGAGTTTACTATCCGGGCTTGCCTTCCCATCCGCAGCACGAGCTCGCAAGAAGGCAAATGCGCGGCTTTGGGGGAATGCTCTCATTCGAGCTTAAAGGAGGATTGAAGGAGGCAGTGAAATTCGTCGAGAGCTTGAAGATTTTTGCACTGGCTGAAAGCTTGGGAGGAGTGGAATCACTAATTGAGCTCCCGGCTTTGATGACCCACGCCTCTCTTCCAAAGGAGGAAAGGGAGAAAGTTGGCATAAAAGACTCCCTTATCAGAGTTTCGGTTGGAATAGAAGACGTTGAGGATCTCATTGAAGATCTGGAGAGGGGCTTTGAGGCGGTGAGAAAATGA
- a CDS encoding SHOCT domain-containing protein: MMFENFGNYLVHMGEFEWGWHDMMGFGYFGIVGAIFMLLFWVAIIVAVVWFIKWIIEQSSSGTTKTSKNRALEILDEKYARGEIDDEEYERRKRKLLEG, translated from the coding sequence ATGATGTTTGAAAATTTTGGAAACTATCTCGTTCACATGGGAGAATTTGAATGGGGGTGGCATGACATGATGGGATTTGGCTACTTTGGAATCGTCGGAGCAATATTCATGCTCTTATTCTGGGTTGCAATAATAGTTGCAGTAGTATGGTTCATTAAGTGGATAATCGAGCAGAGCTCAAGCGGGACCACAAAGACATCAAAAAATCGAGCACTTGAAATACTTGACGAGAAATATGCAAGGGGAGAAATAGATGACGAGGAATACGAAAGAAGAAAAAGGAAGCTTCTAGAAGGTTAG